A DNA window from Aquarana catesbeiana isolate 2022-GZ linkage group LG01, ASM4218655v1, whole genome shotgun sequence contains the following coding sequences:
- the ING2 gene encoding inhibitor of growth protein 2 isoform X2 produces the protein MSLIEPCVIFSSNAHMAAGRPCLYVACYCWVCGPSLGLVYNAERNNEKEALKEIDEVSEKHSNESDPHQKKRLLQQLQRALIVTQELGDDKIQLVTQVLELVENRTKQIDALGKGFFESDEGEKPSSEKSKSESNTAERSTRRPRRQRNSESRDLCHMVNGTDDGDEPPKEKKAKSSKKKKRAKAKQEREVSPIPFVVDPNEPTYCLCNQVSYGEMIGCDNEECAIEWFHFSCVGLTYKPKGKWYCPDCRGDNEKTMNKNTEKTKRDRRSR, from the exons ATGTCACTTATAGAGCCTTGTGTCATCTTTTCATCTAATGCACACATGGCAGCTGGCCGCCCCTGTTTATATGTAGCTTGTTATTGCTGGGTATGCGGCCCGTCTCTAGGCCTTGTGTACAACGCAGAAAGAAATAAtgagaaag AGGCGCTAAAGGAGATTGATGAGGTCTCAGAGAAGCATTCAAATGAAAGTGATCCACACCAAAAGAAGCGTTTACTGCAGCAACTACAGAGAGCTCTTATCGTGACCCAGGAACTGGGCGATGACAAAATTCAGCTTGTCACACAGGTGCTGGAATTGGTAGAAAATAGGACTAAGCAGATTGATGCCCTTGGTAAAGGCTTTTTTGAGTcggatgaaggtgaaaaaccttcttcaGAAAAGTCCAAATCTGAATCCAATACAGCCGAGCGCTCTACCCGGAGACCTCGCAGGCAGCGCAATAGCGAGAGTCGGGACTTGTGTCACATGGTCAATGGAACAGATGATGGTGACGAACCACCGAAGGAAAAGAAGGCCAAGTCTTCCAAGAAGAAGAAACGAGCCAAAGCCAAGCAGGAAAGGGAGGTGTCCCCGATTCCGTTTGTAGTTGACCCTAATGAGCCAACATACTGCTTGTGCAATCAAGTGTCCTATGGGGAGATGATAGGATGTGACAATGAGGAATGTGCCATAGAGTGGTTCCATTTCTCCTGTGTCGGACTTACCTATAAACCTAAGGGCAAATGGTACTGTCCTGACTGCAGAGGGGACAATGAGAAAACCATgaacaaaaacacagaaaaaacaaaaagggaccggAGGTCaagataa
- the ING2 gene encoding inhibitor of growth protein 2 isoform X1 has protein sequence MCTHAQNMSSVRRVPIWNAAPEIELRGEEQQERRDRSTAQLRPSSEPRSQPPGSRNFAGCSDHGTMLGHQQQQPPAPAPPSSFYYSPGGSGGGLEESQLVTYVEEYMECMETLPMDIQRTISVLREIDTKYREALKEIDEVSEKHSNESDPHQKKRLLQQLQRALIVTQELGDDKIQLVTQVLELVENRTKQIDALGKGFFESDEGEKPSSEKSKSESNTAERSTRRPRRQRNSESRDLCHMVNGTDDGDEPPKEKKAKSSKKKKRAKAKQEREVSPIPFVVDPNEPTYCLCNQVSYGEMIGCDNEECAIEWFHFSCVGLTYKPKGKWYCPDCRGDNEKTMNKNTEKTKRDRRSR, from the exons ATGTGCACGCATGCGCAGAACATGAGCTCGGTCCGCCGGGTTCCAATTTGGAATGCGGCCCCGGAGATAGAGCTCAGGGGAGAGGAGCAGCAAGAGCGACGGGACCGGAGCACCGCACAACTCCGCCCTTCCTCCGAGCCGAGGAGTCAGCCCCCCGGATCCCGGAACTTTGCTGGATGCTCTGATCACGGGACCATGTTAGGGCACCAACAACAACAGCCGCCAGCACCGGCGCCACCGAGCAGCTTCTACTACTCCCCGGGAGGGagcggagggggactggaggagagcCAGCTGGTGACCTATGTGGAGGAGTACATGGAGTGTATGGAGACTCTACCTATGGACATCCAGAGGACCATCTCCGTCCTGCGGGAGATCGACACCAAGTACAGAG AGGCGCTAAAGGAGATTGATGAGGTCTCAGAGAAGCATTCAAATGAAAGTGATCCACACCAAAAGAAGCGTTTACTGCAGCAACTACAGAGAGCTCTTATCGTGACCCAGGAACTGGGCGATGACAAAATTCAGCTTGTCACACAGGTGCTGGAATTGGTAGAAAATAGGACTAAGCAGATTGATGCCCTTGGTAAAGGCTTTTTTGAGTcggatgaaggtgaaaaaccttcttcaGAAAAGTCCAAATCTGAATCCAATACAGCCGAGCGCTCTACCCGGAGACCTCGCAGGCAGCGCAATAGCGAGAGTCGGGACTTGTGTCACATGGTCAATGGAACAGATGATGGTGACGAACCACCGAAGGAAAAGAAGGCCAAGTCTTCCAAGAAGAAGAAACGAGCCAAAGCCAAGCAGGAAAGGGAGGTGTCCCCGATTCCGTTTGTAGTTGACCCTAATGAGCCAACATACTGCTTGTGCAATCAAGTGTCCTATGGGGAGATGATAGGATGTGACAATGAGGAATGTGCCATAGAGTGGTTCCATTTCTCCTGTGTCGGACTTACCTATAAACCTAAGGGCAAATGGTACTGTCCTGACTGCAGAGGGGACAATGAGAAAACCATgaacaaaaacacagaaaaaacaaaaagggaccggAGGTCaagataa